In Pseudanabaena sp. BC1403, a single window of DNA contains:
- a CDS encoding type II toxin-antitoxin system Phd/YefM family antitoxin produces the protein MNAVTYTYVRNNLAKTLEKVCDDHDPVIVTRQNQNSVVIMSLEDYESLTETAYLLRSPKNAQRLIRSIADLESGKGKQRELVE, from the coding sequence ATGAACGCAGTTACTTATACCTATGTACGCAACAATCTTGCCAAAACTTTAGAAAAGGTTTGTGATGATCATGATCCTGTAATTGTCACTCGCCAGAATCAAAATTCGGTGGTGATTATGTCGCTTGAAGATTATGAATCTCTTACAGAAACTGCTTATCTTCTGCGTAGTCCCAAAAATGCTCAGAGATTGATTCGGTCGATCGCTGATCTAGAATCTGGCAAGGGCAAGCAGAGAGAACTTGTCGAATGA
- a CDS encoding Txe/YoeB family addiction module toxin, which yields MTITFSDDAWEDYLYWQRTDSKILKRINMLIKEIQRNPYEGIGKPEALKHGFSGYWSRRITDEHRIIYKSEADSLLVAQLRYHY from the coding sequence ATGACGATAACTTTCTCTGACGATGCATGGGAAGATTATCTCTATTGGCAACGCACTGATTCTAAAATCCTCAAACGGATTAATATGCTGATCAAAGAAATTCAACGTAATCCCTATGAGGGGATTGGTAAACCAGAAGCCTTAAAACATGGCTTTTCAGGGTATTGGTCAAGACGTATTACTGACGAGCATCGCATTATTTACAAGTCTGAAGCTGATTCTTTACTAGTTGCTCAACTTCGCTATCATTACTAA
- the aroA gene encoding 3-phosphoshikimate 1-carboxyvinyltransferase, whose translation MIDLDTTQTHHLLSIDASQLPQGLHGRITIPGDKSISHRALMLGSLAEGETTIRGLLLGEDPRSTAACFSTMGAEISELNSELVTIKGIGLGNLKEPLDVLNAGNSGTTLRLMLGILASHPDRFFAVTGDSSLRSRPMSRVVNPLRQMGASIWGRENGARAPLAISGQNLKAIHYQSPVASAQVKSCIMLAGLMIDGETIITEPERSRDHSERMLAAFGAKITVDIDTNTVAVKGGAKLVGQEVTVPGDISSAAFWLVAASIVPNSDLVIENVGVNPTRTGILEILAEMGADITYENQREVTGEPVADLRVRSSSLKACRIGGAVIPRLIDEIPILAIAASCAEGTTIIEDAAELRVKESDRIVAMVKEMTKMGANVTELPDGMEIVGGKALTGAEVDSYDDHRIAMSLAIAALVAKGKTSINRAESAAISYPSFIPTLQGLYAK comes from the coding sequence ATGATTGACCTCGATACTACTCAAACCCATCACCTTCTCAGCATTGATGCAAGCCAATTACCACAAGGTTTACATGGGAGAATTACGATCCCTGGAGACAAATCAATTTCGCATCGGGCGTTAATGCTTGGCTCACTAGCAGAGGGCGAAACCACCATTCGAGGGTTATTACTGGGTGAAGATCCGCGTAGTACTGCGGCTTGTTTCTCGACGATGGGTGCGGAGATATCTGAACTTAACTCGGAATTAGTAACGATTAAGGGCATTGGGCTAGGCAATCTTAAGGAACCGTTAGATGTATTGAATGCTGGTAATTCGGGAACAACTCTACGCTTGATGTTAGGGATTTTGGCAAGTCATCCCGATCGCTTTTTTGCCGTCACTGGCGATAGCTCTTTGCGATCGCGCCCCATGTCTCGCGTGGTCAATCCTTTGCGCCAGATGGGAGCAAGCATCTGGGGTCGGGAAAATGGAGCAAGAGCGCCACTAGCAATTTCAGGTCAAAATTTAAAGGCAATTCACTATCAATCACCTGTAGCTTCGGCTCAGGTCAAGTCCTGCATTATGCTAGCGGGTTTAATGATCGATGGCGAAACGATTATCACCGAGCCAGAGCGATCGCGCGATCATAGTGAAAGAATGCTAGCTGCCTTCGGGGCAAAAATCACAGTTGATATTGATACAAATACTGTCGCCGTTAAAGGCGGCGCAAAACTAGTTGGGCAGGAAGTGACCGTACCTGGAGACATTAGTTCGGCGGCATTTTGGTTAGTAGCGGCTTCCATTGTTCCCAATTCTGATTTAGTAATTGAGAATGTTGGGGTTAACCCTACTCGCACAGGCATTCTCGAAATTCTTGCTGAAATGGGCGCAGATATTACCTATGAGAATCAACGCGAAGTTACAGGTGAACCCGTTGCCGATTTGCGAGTAAGATCTTCCAGCCTCAAGGCTTGTAGGATTGGTGGCGCGGTAATTCCGAGATTAATTGATGAGATCCCGATTTTAGCGATCGCAGCTAGCTGTGCGGAGGGAACAACCATTATCGAGGATGCTGCCGAGTTGCGAGTCAAGGAAAGCGATCGCATTGTGGCGATGGTCAAGGAAATGACGAAGATGGGAGCGAATGTTACGGAACTTCCAGATGGGATGGAGATCGTTGGGGGTAAAGCTCTCACTGGTGCTGAAGTAGATAGCTATGACGATCATCGTATTGCTATGAGTCTGGCGATCGCTGCTCTAGTCGCCAAGGGCAAAACTTCCATCAATCGCGCCGAGTCTGCTGCCATTTCTTACCCCTCGTTTATTCCGACCTTGCAGGGTTTATACGCAAAATAA
- a CDS encoding DUF3326 domain-containing protein — protein sequence MQLQSTSQGFNVLLLVPTGINAAIGGYAGDALPVARAIASIADNVITHPNVLNGASLYWSMPNVLYVEGYAIDRMARGNWGLRPVRANRIGVILDRSMEPDLELRHRQAIAAAQATLGLNITDILVTDQPLGVELRSGASGATWGTIANLDSLLRAAEKLIKVSKVEAIAVVARFPDDSDSEALQNYRQGKGVDALAGAEAVISHAIVREFAIPCAHAPALQPLPLDPSVSPRAAAEELGYTFLPCVLVGLSRAPKIITSPDLFNAGDLTADHIDAIVTPYSACGGAGLLALNPLPHVQTIFVRENQTALNVTPEMLGLKGIQVENYWEAIGVLTAIKSGINPQSLRI from the coding sequence ATGCAACTACAATCTACTTCTCAAGGTTTTAATGTCTTACTGCTTGTTCCAACGGGAATTAATGCTGCTATTGGTGGCTATGCAGGGGATGCATTGCCAGTGGCGAGAGCGATCGCATCTATAGCTGATAACGTGATTACGCATCCCAATGTCTTAAACGGCGCGAGTTTATATTGGTCAATGCCGAATGTTTTGTATGTGGAAGGTTATGCGATCGATCGCATGGCAAGGGGGAATTGGGGTTTGCGTCCTGTGCGAGCTAATCGAATTGGTGTAATTCTCGATCGCAGTATGGAGCCAGATTTAGAATTGCGTCATCGTCAAGCGATCGCAGCTGCTCAAGCCACGTTAGGTTTAAATATTACGGATATTCTCGTTACCGATCAGCCTCTTGGTGTAGAACTGCGATCGGGAGCCTCTGGCGCGACATGGGGAACGATCGCGAATCTCGATAGCTTATTAAGAGCCGCCGAAAAATTAATTAAAGTCTCCAAAGTCGAAGCGATCGCAGTGGTGGCAAGATTTCCTGATGACTCAGATAGCGAAGCATTACAAAACTATCGCCAAGGTAAAGGTGTGGATGCGCTTGCGGGAGCCGAAGCCGTAATTAGTCATGCGATCGTGCGAGAATTTGCTATTCCCTGCGCCCATGCTCCTGCTTTGCAACCATTGCCACTAGATCCGAGCGTTTCGCCTCGCGCTGCTGCCGAAGAATTAGGTTATACGTTTTTGCCTTGTGTATTGGTTGGCTTGAGCCGCGCCCCAAAAATCATTACATCGCCAGATTTATTTAATGCTGGTGATTTGACAGCCGATCATATTGATGCGATCGTCACTCCCTATAGTGCCTGTGGCGGCGCAGGTTTACTAGCACTTAATCCACTTCCCCATGTGCAGACTATTTTTGTTAGAGAAAATCAAACAGCATTGAATGTTACGCCTGAAATGTTGGGCTTAAAAGGTATTCAAGTTGAAAATTATTGGGAAGCGATCGGGGTTTTAACCGCGATTAAATCTGGAATTAATCCTCAAAGCTTACGGATATAA
- a CDS encoding Rpn family recombination-promoting nuclease/putative transposase, which translates to MYDNTCKFLVENFPTDFATWLLGKPIALTKLEPSELSVDPIRADSVILLESSAVIMHLEFQTKTDDIMPYRMANYYLRLYGKYPAKEIHQTVIYLRPTKSTLAYQTNFKTNKLNHEFNVIRLWEQPTEPFQQYQGLLPLAVLTKTGNPSETLREVAKLIDNIEDRKVKSNVTAATAIISGLALDHEVIQRLLRSEIMEESVVYQEILREGLTKGKAEGLAKGKVEAANQIALNMLRSNMSPDLVAQLTGLTVKQILKLQKLSTKKGQKPKANLNNH; encoded by the coding sequence ATGTATGACAATACCTGTAAATTCTTAGTTGAAAATTTCCCCACCGACTTTGCTACTTGGCTGCTGGGGAAACCGATCGCCCTAACCAAACTCGAACCATCGGAACTCTCAGTCGATCCGATTCGTGCCGATTCAGTTATTCTTCTAGAATCCTCAGCAGTTATTATGCATCTGGAGTTTCAAACCAAAACCGATGACATAATGCCTTATCGGATGGCAAATTACTATTTGAGGCTTTACGGTAAATATCCCGCCAAAGAAATTCATCAAACCGTAATCTACTTAAGACCAACAAAATCAACACTTGCGTATCAAACCAACTTTAAAACAAACAAGCTAAATCATGAATTTAATGTAATTCGACTATGGGAACAACCCACCGAACCTTTTCAACAGTATCAAGGGCTTTTACCTCTGGCAGTTCTAACAAAAACAGGTAATCCCAGCGAAACCTTACGAGAAGTTGCCAAATTAATCGACAATATTGAAGATCGAAAAGTTAAAAGTAATGTCACTGCTGCCACAGCAATTATTTCTGGGCTAGCATTAGATCATGAAGTAATTCAACGATTACTTAGGAGTGAAATCATGGAAGAGTCAGTAGTTTATCAAGAAATTTTGCGCGAAGGCTTAACTAAAGGAAAAGCTGAGGGTTTAGCCAAAGGTAAGGTTGAAGCAGCTAATCAAATAGCTCTAAACATGCTGCGATCTAATATGTCTCCAGATTTGGTAGCTCAGTTAACTGGGCTAACCGTAAAACAAATCCTAAAACTGCAAAAACTATCCACAAAAAAGGGACAAAAGCCAAAAGCTAACCTGAATAATCACTAA
- a CDS encoding PAS domain-containing protein translates to MSFQDLRKRFLLSNISLYWVLLVPFVIQIIGTVGLVGYLSYRSSETAVDKMANQVMSELGDRIDQNLVSYLNKPTEINLNNAASIKLGILDWQDLAAVEKYFWQQSQIFPEVSAVAISNEQKEILIVEKLDDGSRVIRLRDKSTNNIWDNYLADRDGNRVKLLRRSTTYDPHNDPPNNPWYGKAKNAGRSLWQITVSLANPNMPSLIAVNFLPFFDRNNNFQGVLGASVSLTQLGDFLQKLKIGKTGQAFIIDRNGQMIGMSTGEIPFRQGILTPLTQDKETLAKNVNPDNRRLSVFDSQNTTTQITANYLKERFGRLENISERQQFRFEKDGTRYFVQIAPLKNEVGSNDLDWLSVIVIPESDFMSEIQTSTNWTILFCGLIVFVAIGVGLLTARWISCSILKLSKASESIAKGNWQSLPEDVKIAELKTLATSFNWMSAQLHQSFSLVENSLRDSEVKFSTIFQASPDPAWIATLAEGRCLYVNQSLCNFLEAYSSDIIGKTCVQLELWENIEDLQHYREVLISKGIIQNFEAVVHTKTKQRKTVLISASTICIDDQDCVIGVMKDISDRNQLKIKLIENESRLEAFLNNMPAISYIKDLEGKYLNVNREFERVSKISQDDMFGKTDYDFLPLEVADSLRANDRQAILQKSTIQVEESVEFPDGIHTFFATKFPLCDLQGNIYATAGISIDVTDRKQTESDLRESQADLKTAYIEQNTLFNALTDVILVRNAEGRCLKVAPTKGVNLKGTQEEVLSKPIQEELPMEVAILILQTIHKALTTKQMASCDYVLEIDGREIWFSSNISPLAEDTVIQISRDITERKLSEIALAKAKEDAEAATRAKSEFLANMSHEIRTPMNGVLVMAQLLATTELTEDQKDFVQTILESGDVLLAVINDILDFSKIESGMLQIEQREFVLAEVLSSVCNLMNGQAKDKTIELQYTIDSNVPLNVIGDSSRLRQILINLVGNAIKFTPQGKVSVAVSGSPLSDGDQYELKFAVTDTGIGIQGDRISSLFQAFTQADTSISRKYGGTGLGLAISRRLIELMDGTIWAESFGGVGGNPPLNWQSHLVTQGATFHFVIQVRSS, encoded by the coding sequence ATGTCTTTTCAAGATCTACGCAAACGATTTTTGCTAAGTAACATCTCGCTTTATTGGGTGTTGCTTGTACCGTTTGTGATACAAATTATCGGGACTGTAGGTCTGGTAGGCTATTTGTCCTATCGCAGTAGCGAGACGGCAGTCGATAAAATGGCAAATCAGGTAATGAGTGAATTAGGCGATCGCATTGATCAGAACCTTGTTAGCTATCTCAACAAACCAACTGAAATCAACCTCAATAATGCTGCTAGTATCAAGCTGGGGATTCTAGACTGGCAAGATTTAGCGGCTGTAGAGAAATATTTTTGGCAACAATCGCAGATCTTTCCAGAAGTATCTGCTGTGGCGATCTCGAATGAGCAAAAAGAAATTCTCATTGTGGAAAAATTAGATGATGGTTCTCGTGTGATTCGACTGAGAGATAAATCAACTAATAATATATGGGATAACTATCTGGCTGATAGAGATGGAAATCGTGTCAAGCTTCTTAGACGCTCGACTACATATGATCCTCACAACGACCCGCCGAATAATCCTTGGTATGGGAAGGCTAAAAATGCAGGGCGATCGCTGTGGCAGATTACTGTTTCTCTGGCAAATCCGAATATGCCTTCACTGATTGCGGTCAACTTCTTACCATTCTTCGATCGCAACAATAATTTTCAGGGTGTGTTGGGAGCTTCGGTATCGCTGACTCAATTAGGGGATTTTCTCCAGAAACTCAAAATTGGAAAAACAGGACAAGCCTTTATAATTGATCGCAATGGGCAGATGATTGGTATGTCAACAGGGGAAATTCCCTTTCGCCAAGGTATATTGACACCATTAACGCAAGACAAAGAGACTCTTGCTAAAAATGTTAATCCTGATAATCGGAGGCTAAGCGTTTTTGATAGCCAAAATACCACAACCCAAATAACCGCAAATTATTTAAAAGAGCGTTTTGGTCGTCTAGAAAATATTTCTGAACGTCAACAGTTTCGATTTGAGAAAGATGGCACCCGATATTTTGTGCAGATTGCACCGCTAAAAAATGAAGTTGGATCTAATGATTTAGATTGGCTCTCAGTAATCGTGATACCAGAATCTGACTTTATGTCCGAGATTCAAACAAGTACTAATTGGACAATTCTTTTCTGTGGACTGATTGTGTTTGTTGCAATTGGGGTGGGGTTACTCACGGCTCGATGGATTTCTTGCTCAATATTGAAGTTAAGTAAGGCAAGTGAATCGATCGCAAAGGGTAATTGGCAAAGTTTGCCAGAAGACGTAAAGATTGCTGAGCTCAAAACTCTAGCAACATCGTTTAACTGGATGTCTGCACAACTCCATCAATCATTTTCACTAGTAGAAAATTCTCTGCGAGATTCAGAAGTCAAATTTTCGACAATTTTTCAGGCAAGTCCCGATCCTGCATGGATTGCGACATTAGCCGAAGGAAGATGTTTATATGTTAATCAAAGCCTGTGTAATTTTCTAGAAGCTTACTCAAGCGATATTATTGGCAAAACATGTGTGCAACTTGAACTATGGGAGAATATTGAAGATCTCCAGCATTATAGAGAAGTCCTAATTAGTAAAGGGATTATTCAAAATTTTGAAGCAGTAGTTCATACTAAGACGAAACAGAGAAAAACAGTCTTAATATCGGCTAGTACTATATGTATAGACGATCAGGACTGTGTGATCGGTGTCATGAAGGATATTAGCGATCGCAATCAACTAAAAATTAAACTCATTGAGAATGAGTCAAGATTAGAAGCATTTCTAAATAATATGCCTGCTATTAGCTATATCAAGGATCTAGAAGGCAAGTATTTAAATGTGAATAGAGAATTTGAACGGGTATCGAAAATTAGTCAAGATGATATGTTTGGCAAAACTGATTATGATTTTCTACCTTTAGAAGTTGCCGATAGTCTGCGGGCTAACGACCGTCAGGCAATCCTACAAAAATCTACGATTCAAGTTGAAGAAAGCGTAGAATTTCCTGATGGAATTCACACTTTTTTTGCAACTAAGTTTCCGCTTTGTGACCTGCAAGGCAATATTTATGCTACTGCTGGCATCTCTATAGATGTTACCGATCGCAAACAAACTGAAAGTGATCTGCGAGAAAGTCAAGCCGATCTCAAGACTGCATATATTGAACAGAATACTCTGTTTAATGCACTTACTGATGTGATCTTAGTGCGTAATGCAGAGGGACGTTGTCTCAAAGTAGCTCCGACCAAAGGTGTGAATCTAAAGGGAACTCAAGAGGAGGTTTTAAGCAAGCCAATTCAAGAAGAATTGCCGATGGAAGTAGCGATTCTTATTTTGCAAACCATTCACAAAGCTTTAACGACCAAGCAAATGGCAAGTTGTGATTATGTTTTAGAAATTGATGGCAGAGAAATATGGTTTTCTTCCAATATTTCGCCCTTGGCTGAAGATACAGTTATCCAAATTTCAAGGGATATCACAGAACGGAAACTGTCAGAAATAGCTTTGGCAAAAGCTAAAGAAGATGCAGAAGCGGCAACTAGAGCGAAGAGTGAGTTTCTGGCTAACATGAGTCATGAAATACGCACGCCGATGAATGGAGTTTTGGTGATGGCGCAGTTGCTTGCCACGACTGAACTTACGGAAGATCAAAAAGACTTTGTGCAAACTATCCTAGAAAGTGGTGATGTCCTTTTAGCGGTCATCAACGATATTCTTGATTTTTCTAAAATTGAATCAGGGATGCTCCAAATAGAGCAAAGAGAATTTGTCTTAGCCGAGGTCTTAAGTTCAGTTTGCAATTTAATGAATGGTCAAGCTAAAGACAAAACAATTGAACTGCAATACACAATCGACTCTAATGTTCCTTTAAATGTGATCGGTGATAGCTCTCGTTTGCGTCAGATTCTGATTAATCTAGTTGGGAATGCGATCAAATTCACGCCTCAGGGCAAGGTATCGGTTGCGGTTAGTGGCAGCCCATTATCTGATGGTGATCAGTATGAACTTAAATTTGCGGTTACTGATACTGGCATCGGTATTCAAGGCGATCGCATATCTAGTCTATTTCAAGCTTTTACGCAAGCTGACACCTCGATTAGCCGAAAATATGGTGGTACTGGCTTAGGTTTAGCGATTAGTAGGAGATTAATTGAGCTAATGGATGGAACGATCTGGGCTGAGAGTTTTGGGGGAGTTGGCGGTAATCCTCCTTTAAACTGGCAGTCTCATCTAGTTACCCAAGGAGCAACATTTCATTTTGTGATTCAAGTTAGGAGTTCGTAG
- a CDS encoding ABC transporter ATP-binding protein, with translation MFLAPILKAENISKSFGGIHAVSNAQIEVPAGSITGLIGPNGAGKTTFFGLLSNFLKPDRGTVQFNGLPIQGKPPHAIAKLGMIRTFQVPRVLSRLSVLENMLLAAQDQVGEKFWNTWFQGQKIAVQERENREKARHILESVGLIRMEDDFAGCLSGGQRKLLEIARALMTDPKLILLDEPAAGVNPALIEEICCYIHKWNQEGMSFLIIEHNMDVIMSLCDRVWVLAEGHNLADGSPSEVQSDPKVLEAYLGS, from the coding sequence ATGTTCCTAGCGCCAATCCTCAAAGCTGAAAACATCTCGAAATCCTTTGGTGGCATTCATGCTGTCAGTAACGCTCAAATCGAAGTACCTGCGGGAAGTATCACAGGGCTAATTGGTCCCAATGGTGCAGGTAAAACTACATTTTTTGGACTGCTCTCCAACTTCCTTAAGCCCGATCGCGGTACGGTGCAGTTTAATGGATTGCCAATCCAAGGCAAACCACCCCATGCGATCGCTAAACTTGGTATGATCCGCACCTTTCAAGTGCCGCGTGTGTTGTCGCGGTTATCAGTGCTAGAAAATATGTTGCTAGCCGCTCAAGATCAGGTGGGCGAAAAGTTTTGGAACACTTGGTTTCAAGGACAAAAAATTGCTGTTCAAGAGCGAGAGAACCGCGAAAAAGCCAGACATATTCTTGAGTCTGTGGGCTTAATTAGAATGGAAGATGATTTTGCAGGTTGTCTATCGGGTGGACAGCGCAAATTATTAGAAATTGCTCGCGCTTTGATGACTGACCCTAAATTGATTTTGCTCGATGAACCTGCGGCGGGTGTAAATCCTGCTTTGATTGAGGAGATTTGCTGCTATATCCACAAGTGGAATCAAGAGGGAATGAGCTTTTTGATTATTGAACACAATATGGATGTGATTATGTCCCTGTGCGATCGCGTCTGGGTCTTAGCCGAAGGTCACAATCTCGCCGATGGCTCACCCTCTGAAGTTCAAAGTGATCCTAAAGTTTTAGAGGCGTATTTGGGCTCGTAG
- the rpmG gene encoding 50S ribosomal protein L33, whose translation MAKNKGVRLVVTLECTECRTNANKRSPGVSRYTTMKNRRNTTARLELKKFCPHCNSHTVHKEIK comes from the coding sequence ATGGCTAAAAACAAAGGTGTCCGTCTCGTAGTTACATTAGAGTGCACCGAATGTCGCACTAATGCTAACAAGCGATCGCCTGGTGTGTCTCGTTATACGACTATGAAAAATCGTCGTAATACAACCGCAAGATTAGAACTCAAAAAGTTCTGCCCTCATTGCAACTCTCATACCGTTCATAAAGAAATCAAATAG
- the rpsR gene encoding 30S ribosomal protein S18, which yields MNSSFYRKRLSPIAPAAKIDYKDVELLRKYITERGKILPRRITGLTAKQQRALTTAIKQARVVALLPFINKEG from the coding sequence ATGAACTCCTCTTTTTATCGCAAGCGCCTCTCCCCGATCGCGCCTGCTGCCAAAATCGACTATAAAGATGTCGAATTACTGCGTAAATACATCACTGAGCGCGGCAAGATTTTGCCTCGCCGCATTACAGGTTTAACTGCAAAGCAACAGCGTGCATTGACGACAGCGATTAAACAAGCCCGTGTAGTTGCGTTACTGCCTTTCATCAACAAAGAAGGTTAA
- a CDS encoding aromatic ring-hydroxylating dioxygenase subunit alpha — protein MVATQEVYLPRNCTFSPTDWHALAPFWYPVAFSHEITTEKPYGTHLLDERLVIYRVSDGTIIVAKDLCLHRGAPLSLGWIENDRLVCPYHGVQYDCDAKCVFIPAQPDATIPLRLKLKTYPVMERYGLVWTRLVDNGSVPFPELAEWEDPDYIQVLPNSVDLDAAAGRQVEGFLDVSHFAFIHAKSFGEADNPEVPDYTIEQTSSGFRADYISSVSNYAHGMKHLAPPDFSWRRLFELFVPFTAKLTVFFPHGKLHVLNAASPISARKTRLFVPICRNFDKDAPLQDTLDFNDQVFYEDKAIVEEQWPEDLPICLADEVHIAGDKSSITFRKKLAAIGLGKSFTS, from the coding sequence ATGGTAGCAACCCAAGAAGTATATTTGCCACGCAATTGCACCTTTAGCCCAACTGATTGGCATGCGCTTGCGCCCTTCTGGTATCCTGTTGCCTTCTCCCATGAAATCACAACCGAAAAGCCCTATGGCACGCATCTATTAGACGAGCGCTTAGTAATCTATCGAGTTTCCGATGGTACGATTATCGTTGCCAAAGATCTATGCCTACATCGAGGCGCACCCCTAAGCTTGGGCTGGATTGAAAACGATCGCCTCGTTTGCCCCTATCATGGTGTGCAATATGACTGCGATGCCAAATGTGTCTTTATTCCTGCTCAGCCCGATGCCACAATTCCATTAAGACTCAAGCTTAAGACCTATCCAGTTATGGAACGCTATGGTTTAGTCTGGACAAGATTGGTAGACAATGGTTCAGTTCCATTTCCTGAATTGGCTGAATGGGAAGATCCAGATTATATTCAGGTACTGCCCAATTCTGTTGATTTGGATGCGGCAGCAGGTCGGCAAGTAGAAGGATTCTTGGATGTCAGTCATTTTGCCTTTATTCATGCTAAATCCTTTGGCGAAGCTGATAATCCAGAAGTTCCAGACTATACCATTGAGCAAACTAGCTCTGGATTCAGAGCTGACTATATCAGCTCTGTTAGTAACTATGCTCATGGCATGAAGCATTTAGCTCCACCAGATTTTTCGTGGCGCAGACTATTTGAACTATTTGTTCCTTTCACCGCCAAATTAACCGTCTTTTTCCCTCATGGGAAACTCCATGTTCTCAATGCGGCTTCCCCAATCTCTGCCCGTAAAACTCGATTATTCGTGCCGATTTGTCGGAACTTCGATAAAGATGCTCCACTACAAGATACCCTCGATTTTAATGATCAGGTGTTTTATGAGGACAAGGCGATCGTTGAGGAGCAATGGCCTGAAGATTTGCCCATTTGCCTTGCTGATGAGGTACATATTGCAGGTGATAAAAGCTCGATCACTTTTCGGAAAAAGCTAGCAGCGATCGGCTTAGGCAAATCTTTCACTTCCTAG
- a CDS encoding histone deacetylase gives MFSNNLSISSKFTNKFPIIYSDRFLSHDTGLYHPEKSGRLTAIVEALKNSAIATQLTWQEPTYRQSILKEVLRFHTQEYLETLQAITERGGGYIDGDTIASAQTYDVALLALSAWLDGVDLVLESGRPAFVLARPPGHHARAHSGMGFCIFGNAAIAAMSAIDRLHLQRVAILDWDVHHGNGTQEAVWDRPDIAYISTHQAPFYPMTGRKDETGNHDNILNIPMRSGSAIAEYLPVFENQIMPFLRNFNPDLLIVSAGFDANADDPLASILLKPEDFGTFTKMCLDLTPKILFGLEGGYDFDSLSQSVIAVIEQCL, from the coding sequence ATGTTTTCAAACAACCTTTCAATCTCTTCAAAATTTACCAATAAATTCCCAATAATTTATTCTGATCGTTTTTTGAGTCATGATACTGGGCTTTATCATCCAGAAAAATCTGGTCGGCTTACAGCGATAGTTGAGGCTCTCAAAAATTCAGCGATCGCAACGCAATTAACTTGGCAAGAACCAACCTATCGGCAAAGCATCTTAAAAGAAGTACTTCGCTTTCATACTCAAGAATATCTTGAAACTTTGCAAGCAATTACTGAGCGTGGCGGAGGTTATATAGACGGAGATACGATCGCGTCAGCGCAAACTTACGATGTGGCACTACTTGCCCTGAGTGCTTGGCTTGATGGTGTTGATCTAGTTCTAGAGTCAGGTCGCCCCGCTTTTGTACTAGCACGTCCGCCTGGTCATCATGCTCGTGCTCATTCAGGGATGGGATTTTGCATTTTTGGTAATGCCGCGATCGCAGCGATGTCTGCGATTGATCGATTACATCTCCAGCGTGTTGCCATCCTCGACTGGGATGTCCATCACGGTAATGGCACACAGGAGGCAGTTTGGGATCGTCCTGATATTGCCTATATCTCTACGCACCAAGCACCGTTTTATCCGATGACAGGTCGCAAAGATGAGACAGGAAATCATGACAATATTTTGAATATCCCAATGCGATCGGGTTCAGCGATCGCGGAATATTTACCCGTGTTTGAAAATCAGATCATGCCGTTTTTACGAAATTTCAATCCTGACTTATTAATTGTCAGCGCAGGATTTGATGCTAATGCTGACGATCCTTTAGCTAGTATTTTGCTGAAGCCAGAAGATTTTGGCACATTTACTAAAATGTGTTTAGATCTAACCCCAAAGATCTTATTTGGGTTAGAAGGCGGCTATGACTTTGATAGTCTTTCGCAATCAGTCATTGCGGTAATCGAGCAATGCCTATAA